The DNA segment TGCTGCGAGACGCGGATAATGCCTCCTGTAAAACATCTTGAGGAAGCATTTCCCCAAACCATACAATATGCGGCCTCAAAAGTCCTCCGCAACTCTTACAATGAGGAGGAAGCTCCTCTTCCCTGTAGACCACTCTTTCTTCCTCCATTTTCCCGCAAGATAAACACACCGTTTGCCAGATATTACCATGCAGCTCGTAGATAAAATGGTTGCCGGCCAAACGATGCAGACCATCCACATTCTGAGTAATAAGATAAAAACCCTCTTTGTACATTTTTTCCAATTCCACACATGCTATGTGAGCAGGATTGGGTTGAGCTTTGATAATGATACTTCTCCGCCAGTTATACCACTGCCATACCAATTTTGGATCTCTTTTAAACGCAGAAGGAGTAGCCAGCTGTGTAGCATCATAATCCTTCCATAAACCATCTTTTCCTCGAAAAGTAGGAATACCGCTGGCTTTTGATATTCCCGCACCAGAAAAAACAACAACATTTTTTGCTTTCTTAAGTTTTTCTACTACCTCTTCCACCGTTCACCTCCAAAAGTATCTTTGCAGCAAATTCTAAACAACAGACCCTTTCCAATGCTTCGAATAAATTGCTTCCATAGGTAAAAACACCGTGACCTCTGGCAACCACAATGGGATTTTCCGATTTTTCCAAATATAATGGAATGTCTATATGTGCCTTTTCTCTCCACTCTCTATATTCTATATTTAAGATATCTACAGATTTGGAAAAACGCAATGAAGACTCATAATCTATAGGAATTATCTTTTCTGTCAAAAAAGAGAGAGCAACAGTATAAGGACTATGAGAATGAATAATTGCCTTAGCCTCTGGAATCTTTTTGTATAACTCGGTGTGGATGGGCGTTTCGCTACTGGATGCATTCCATCTTATATCCCTTTCCAGCCCTATTTTCACAATATCTTTACTACGCAGATTATATAAACTTTTCCCCGTTTTTGTAATCCAGATACCATCAGATGCACGCGTGCTAATATTCCCGCTATTATAATGCACTAAGCCCATGAGAAATAATATATCACCTGTTTTTTTGAACTCGCTGATCATTTCTCCTCCTTATGTAAATATATAATCCGACTAAAGCACAAGAAAAGAAGATAACATAAATAGTAATATTATGTAGAGCTTCTTTAACCAAAAGCTCATTTGAACCTATTGTATATCCAACAAAAGCCAGAACAGAAACCCATATACCAGCACCCAAAAATGTGAGTAGTGAAAAGTAGAAGAGATTCATGCCCGATAAACCAGCGGGTAAGGAAATATACTGCCTTATAACGGGCAAAAGCCTTCCTATAAATGTGCTTATCTCTCCATGTTTATTGAAAAACAAAGAAGCTTTTGTCAATCTCTTTTCAGTAAGACCTACAAATCTCCCCCATTTTAAGAGTAGTTTCTCCCTCAACCAACAAGCAAGCATATAATTAAATATCGCACCAGACAGACTGCCCAAAACACCTGCTACAATTACTCCTATTATATTCATCTCTCCCTTAGATGCCAGATAAGCGGTCGGCACGATAACCGCCTCGCTGGGAAAAGGAAAAAACGAACTCTCCAAAAACATAAGTGCGAATATTCCTCCGTATCCCATATTTCCTGCTATATGGAGGAGAAAATGAATAATACCTTCCATCAATTATTCACCGCTCTTGAGCCTCTTTAATGTGTAGAATACCTCCTGGTATTCTTTTATCATATCTTTGCCTTCCTGTTCCATTTTTTTCCTTATTCCATTGAGCTTTTTTTTTGTTTTTTCTACAGCTGCATTTTTTAAGAGATCCTTAAATGCCGCCTCTCCCTTTAAAGAATAAGTGAGAAGACCATAGGCATAAGACTTTAGTTCTTTGTCTTCAATCTGCTCCAAAAACTCATTCACATCATAGGAAAGTTCTTTTATATATATACTCCATAATTTTTCAAACAAGAGATGCAATCTTTCATCTTCAAACAACTCTTTAAATTGTCCGATATCATCCACCAGCTGAAGAAGACTTATATCACTCATTATGCAAGAGACGAGCAATTCTTCTTTTTTGGGGGTTTCAGTATTGGAAGAGGTGGGTTTATCTCTTGTCTTTGATGTTATAAGGCTGGCCGAAATGCCGCTTTCTTTAGCAATGTGTGAAATGTAAGCCGATTTTTTCACTCCATTTTTTATCTTTTCCACGATAGGCAGAAATGTCTCTACAAATTCTGCCTTGCCTTGAGGTAAAGAAAGATCAATACTCTTCTTATAATGCTGGATTAAAAAAGAAAATAATTCTTTTCCTTTATTTAATTTTTCCAAAAACATTTCCTTTCCGTTTTTCTTTACAAAACTATCCGGGTCTTCACCCTGTTCCAAAATTACGACTCTGCCTTCTACATCTGTT comes from the Deltaproteobacteria bacterium genome and includes:
- a CDS encoding NAD-dependent deacylase, with protein sequence MEEVVEKLKKAKNVVVFSGAGISKASGIPTFRGKDGLWKDYDATQLATPSAFKRDPKLVWQWYNWRRSIIIKAQPNPAHIACVELEKMYKEGFYLITQNVDGLHRLAGNHFIYELHGNIWQTVCLSCGKMEEERVVYREEELPPHCKSCGGLLRPHIVWFGEMLPQDVLQEALSASRSTDVFLGIGTSGVVQPAASMPLIAKENGAYVVEFNVEKTPNSPFMDKVIIDDVAKSLPKLMEMLKKN
- a CDS encoding class II aldolase/adducin family protein, yielding MISEFKKTGDILFLMGLVHYNSGNISTRASDGIWITKTGKSLYNLRSKDIVKIGLERDIRWNASSSETPIHTELYKKIPEAKAIIHSHSPYTVALSFLTEKIIPIDYESSLRFSKSVDILNIEYREWREKAHIDIPLYLEKSENPIVVARGHGVFTYGSNLFEALERVCCLEFAAKILLEVNGGRGSRKT
- a CDS encoding DedA family protein, which gives rise to MEGIIHFLLHIAGNMGYGGIFALMFLESSFFPFPSEAVIVPTAYLASKGEMNIIGVIVAGVLGSLSGAIFNYMLACWLREKLLLKWGRFVGLTEKRLTKASLFFNKHGEISTFIGRLLPVIRQYISLPAGLSGMNLFYFSLLTFLGAGIWVSVLAFVGYTIGSNELLVKEALHNITIYVIFFSCALVGLYIYIRRRNDQRVQKNR